TGGTCAGCGCTGGCTTTGTATGCCTGTTCCTCTCTGCTGCAGCAACGAACGCGCGCAGCGTAACCGTCTTGCACAAAGCCAAAAAGAAGGAGCCGTCTCAGAATGATCTGAGGCAGCTCCTCCTTTTTATCTTCCTTTATCTAAGTTTTTCCAGCGCATCCTCTAATGCGCCAGTTTCAAGCCGATCACCCCTGCAATAATCAAGAGTACGGACCCGATTCGCAGCGTCCCGATCGGGTCGTTATAGAGTATAATCCCCAAAACAAACGTACCAGCAGCGCCGATTCCGGTCCAGACCGCATACGCGGTGCCCATCGGGATGTCTTTCTGCGCCATGAACAGGCAATAACCACTAATCGCCATCGATATCACCGCGATTGTAATGCCGGTTACCTGTTTTCCCTCTACCATCTGCGCCATTTTCAGTCCCAATGGCCAACCGATTTCAAACAATCCTGCAGTAATCAAATAAACCCACGCCATAACAGTATCACTCCTTTTCGTAATTTCATATCTTAGCATCAATAAGCCGCAACCGGTGCCGCTCACGCCGCCAGACTGCAGGAACAACGCTTCGTTTAAATAA
The Azotosporobacter soli DNA segment above includes these coding regions:
- a CDS encoding multidrug efflux SMR transporter, coding for MAWVYLITAGLFEIGWPLGLKMAQMVEGKQVTGITIAVISMAISGYCLFMAQKDIPMGTAYAVWTGIGAAGTFVLGIILYNDPIGTLRIGSVLLIIAGVIGLKLAH